A stretch of the Malus domestica chromosome 08, GDT2T_hap1 genome encodes the following:
- the LOC103441367 gene encoding DDT domain-containing protein DDR4, whose protein sequence is MAGVRRRRAANDVVEGETRSPKKDEQVVVLDEDPLKATVARLRGRWELASVLNFLIVFEPVIGKAARLSAEEIEMGLIKPNSLAQLHIALLKGIPPVSKTLDGLEDAWVTVLCKKLAPWWQWIAEGEIPLLAAKGDEISHYKELDPTKHLLLLKALCELRAKQDDVLAYINVNLKQGTEVSFFRKDKIGGDRKGTTYWYEGNATVGHRLYKEVIVLESKAKARGKGNLPSISFQWETLATNLKEFRKVLDEFSSSKVAAKVAIARTIESDVIPALEKLQQKKEKELRKKQRLERQLNDSRNSYAAGTIRTTRTRRAVSYTFDEYDRAIHDAIKANKKTSEEKMQENKRRRRNGASEGNSEDGSDKKGDYINGDNNDSGKKDESAGSDTASDMLEEFSTDDDDKNWGDRSGMKDEDNSDQSDSGNSETDKTCAQTDGIAQKPVGVRWSSRLAGDSSHLVMDNRNLVTKNRSRQRPICNSALDSVVIPDSDDENSEHKCSERAVHEESPVTVPE, encoded by the exons ATGGCCGGGGTTCGCCGGAGACGGGCGGCGAACGACGTCGTCGAAGGAGAAACCCGATCGCCGAAGAAAGACGAACAAGTCGTGGTTTTGGACGAAGATCCTCTGAAAGCCACGGTCGCGAGGCTTCGCGGACGATGGGAACTGGCCTCCGTCCTCAACTTCTTGATC GTTTTTGAGCCAGTGATTGGGAAGGCTGCTAGATTATCAGCTGAAGAAATCGAGATGGGTTTGATAAAACCGAACTCACTTGCTCAGCTTCACATTGCTCTGTTGAAG GGAATACCACCTGTAAGTAAAACATTGGATGGCTTGGAAGATGCGTGGGTGACTGTGCTTTGTAAGAAACTTGCTCCTTGGTGGCAATGG ATTGCTGAAGGGGAAATTCCGCTACTGGCAGCTAAAGG AGACGAGATATCCCATTACAAGGAACTTGATCCAACAAAACATTTACTACTCTTAAAAGCACTCTGTGAACTCCGAGCTAAA CAAGATGATGTATTGGCTTATATTAATGTTAATCTGAAACAAGGAACTGAGGTTTCTTTCTTCCGCAAAGATAAGATAGGAGGAGATCGAAAAGGAACTACCTATTG GTATGAAGGAAATGCAACTGTTGGCCATAGGTTATACAAGGAAGTAATTGTCCTTGAGTCGAAGGCAAAAGCTAGGGGAAAAGGAAACCTGCCAAGTATTAGTTTTCAGTGGGAGACACTGGCAACCAATCTCAAGGAATTTCGTAAAGTTCTT GATGAATTCTCATCAAGCAAAGTTGCCGCCAAAGTTGCTATTGCTAGGACTATTGAATCCGATGTTATTCCTGCTCTTGAGAAACTTCAGCAG aagaaagaaaaggaactAAGAAAGAAACAAAGGCTAGAAAGGCAACTGAATGATTCGAGAAATTCTTATGCTGCTGGAACCATTCGTACCACTCGCACCCGTAGGGCTGTCAGCTACACATTTG ATGAGTACGATCGGGCCATTCATGATGCTATAAAAGCAAA TAAGAAAACTAGTGAagagaaaatgcaagaaaacaagcgtAGAAGAAGAAATGGTGCCTCAGAGGGAAACTCAGAAGATGGTTCGGACAAAAAAGGTGATTATATTAATGGCGACAACAATGATTCTGGCAAGAAGGATGAATCTGCAGGTAGTGACACTGCAAGCGACATGCTTGAAGAATTTTCTACTGATGACGATGATAAAAATTGGGGTGATCGTAGTGGCATGAAGGATGAAGACAACAGTGACCAGAGTGACTCTGGAAATTCTGAGACGGACAAGACCTGTGCTCAGACTGATGGTATTGCCCAAAAGCCAGTGGGCGTGCGCTGGAGTTCAAGACTAGCAGGAGACAGTAGCCATCTGGTCATGGACAACAGAAACTTGGTTACAAAGAATAGGTCCAGACAGAGACCTATCTGTAACTCTGCTCTTGATTCTGTTGTAATACCAGACTCCGATGATGAAAACTCGGAACACAAATGCAGTGAAAGAGCAGTGCATGAAGAATCACCGGTTACTGTTCCGGAATAG